A window from Rhizosphaericola mali encodes these proteins:
- a CDS encoding BamA/TamA family outer membrane protein, giving the protein MRRRFVFILLLNLFYTLVQGQEKAVLKSRVIFLGDAGEINKSQQSVIRSASQQIINNKTSVVFLGDNVYPDGMFTEDDRKYNVDTTILRSQFQQFRDQNVPVIFIPGNHDWDNSGPYGLQKTKNQWAFIQSKNDSLLKFLPENGCPDPVAIPINDSLVIISMDSEWWLFPFDKKNEDADCNCSTDRDVLNSLAELLYQNRNKTILFTTHHPFASYGNHGGFFSLKDYIFPLTELNSSLYLPLPIIGSLYPIIRKTFSSAEDLNNPRYEEMVQRISSIFMHFPNLIHISGHEHNLQLIDNKQTKHLQVISGSVAHNGYVKNGKDALFTSNKNGYVIIDYYANNDIQIKFYENINNNFVNNYSYHWNRYKNIQQLDDIAYEDLKGDSLTIAVHPAYNEVGKLHKFIYGKNYRKEWAAEVKLPILRISKIDGGLEPVKLGGGYQSTSLRLVNPEGKEFTLRSVEKSTDLIIPDAFRGTFVKNLLDDNTSSQHPYSALVVPPLAHAIGVPHSVPEIGVVAFDKNMGMYKRLFYNKVALLEDRDPLGKTDNYIKFMNNLQKDNDNSYDAPNFLKARMLDLLLADWDRHGDQWRFKNLNKKKENKYYIAIPRDRDMVFNKTNGVIPHMFKRNYLMPRVFGFGDNVMAGSNYYFYKSAFLNAHPASQIPYDVWMRLTREFKTEMTDSVLKKGLDQMPPVIEKMRYNELYTDLKDRRDGIEKAMDKYYKFSNYIVDLKLSDKNELVKLMNVDSVNAIHLIVQKISKHGKLEDTLVNKIYPKSITKELRIYLGKGDDSVLIDNHSSVRVRIIGGKGDKIYHVENSKKRIRIYDRKEEFYSGDTKKLSYHISKDSANLSFIPTNLYNTIVPNLTFAYNPDDGIFLGAASTITRQRGFRKSPYTSLQQITATHAFNTNAFNLKYYGEWLDVFGKTDFVLNTIIKAPNNTQNFFGVGNETVYDKDIPNFRRYYRSRFTIIDINPSLRWNGKKKNYFSAGLSYQYYHLGVDENTGRFILNTGELNSNDSASIRNDKSYLGIRMSYVSDRRNNAILPTYGSYFYISTDAQTGLNTYSKSYIQIKPQFSFYRNLNNKRSLVFADRIGGGVTLGNAPFYESMFLGGQGNLLGYRQYRFAGQHAFYNNLELRWAMADFGNYVLKGELGLTGFYDVGRVWVDHEYSNKWHNAIGGGVYFAPAKLAVFRLTIGKTTEGWYPVFGMGMRF; this is encoded by the coding sequence ATGAGAAGAAGGTTTGTATTTATTTTATTGTTGAATTTGTTTTATACCTTGGTACAAGGTCAGGAGAAGGCTGTGTTAAAGTCAAGAGTGATATTTTTAGGTGATGCTGGGGAGATCAATAAAAGCCAGCAGTCAGTGATACGCTCGGCTTCACAGCAAATTATCAATAATAAAACATCCGTCGTTTTTTTGGGTGATAATGTTTATCCAGATGGAATGTTTACTGAGGATGATCGAAAATATAATGTAGATACGACCATTTTGCGAAGTCAATTTCAACAATTTCGTGATCAAAATGTTCCAGTAATCTTTATTCCTGGAAATCACGATTGGGATAATTCTGGTCCGTATGGATTGCAAAAAACTAAAAATCAATGGGCATTTATTCAGTCAAAGAATGATTCTTTACTTAAATTTTTACCCGAAAATGGGTGCCCCGATCCGGTAGCAATTCCTATAAATGATAGTTTGGTAATTATTTCGATGGATAGTGAATGGTGGTTATTTCCTTTTGATAAAAAGAATGAAGATGCAGACTGTAATTGTAGTACCGATCGTGATGTATTAAATTCATTAGCGGAATTATTATATCAAAATAGAAATAAGACGATTCTTTTTACTACACATCATCCATTCGCAAGTTATGGCAATCATGGTGGTTTTTTTTCATTGAAGGACTATATTTTTCCATTGACAGAACTCAATTCTAGTTTATACCTTCCTCTACCTATTATAGGATCCTTATATCCAATTATTAGAAAAACTTTTAGCAGTGCTGAGGACTTAAATAATCCTCGATATGAAGAAATGGTTCAACGGATTAGTTCCATATTTATGCACTTTCCAAATTTGATTCATATTTCAGGTCATGAACATAATTTACAATTAATAGATAATAAGCAAACGAAACATTTACAGGTGATTAGTGGATCTGTTGCACATAATGGCTATGTGAAAAATGGTAAAGATGCTTTATTTACAAGTAATAAGAATGGATATGTCATCATTGACTATTATGCAAATAATGATATTCAAATAAAATTTTATGAAAATATAAATAATAATTTCGTCAATAATTATAGTTATCATTGGAATCGTTATAAAAATATCCAACAACTAGATGATATTGCGTATGAGGACTTGAAAGGAGATAGTTTAACTATTGCTGTACATCCAGCTTATAATGAAGTCGGAAAATTACATAAATTCATTTATGGGAAAAATTATCGTAAAGAATGGGCTGCTGAAGTCAAACTGCCTATTTTAAGAATTTCCAAAATTGATGGAGGGTTAGAACCTGTAAAATTAGGAGGAGGTTATCAATCTACATCCCTTCGATTAGTTAATCCAGAAGGAAAAGAATTTACTTTACGTTCTGTCGAAAAGTCAACAGACTTAATTATTCCAGATGCATTCAGAGGTACGTTTGTTAAAAATTTATTAGATGACAATACGAGTAGTCAACACCCATATTCAGCTTTAGTTGTTCCGCCGCTTGCACATGCTATAGGGGTGCCTCATTCTGTACCCGAGATAGGTGTTGTTGCTTTTGATAAAAATATGGGCATGTATAAGCGTTTGTTTTATAATAAAGTTGCCTTACTAGAGGATAGAGATCCTCTAGGAAAAACGGATAACTATATTAAATTTATGAACAATCTGCAAAAAGATAATGACAATAGTTATGATGCACCTAATTTTTTGAAGGCTCGTATGTTGGATTTATTATTGGCAGATTGGGATAGGCATGGAGATCAATGGCGTTTTAAAAATTTGAATAAGAAAAAAGAAAATAAATATTACATCGCTATTCCTAGAGATAGGGATATGGTATTTAACAAAACGAACGGTGTAATTCCTCATATGTTCAAAAGAAATTATCTTATGCCGCGCGTTTTTGGGTTTGGAGATAATGTTATGGCAGGTTCTAATTATTATTTTTACAAATCTGCATTTTTGAACGCGCATCCGGCATCTCAGATTCCATATGATGTCTGGATGCGCTTAACTAGAGAATTTAAAACAGAAATGACAGATTCTGTTTTGAAAAAGGGATTAGATCAAATGCCTCCTGTTATTGAAAAAATGAGGTATAATGAACTATACACAGATTTGAAGGATCGTCGTGATGGTATAGAAAAAGCAATGGATAAGTACTATAAATTTTCCAATTATATAGTTGACTTGAAATTGAGTGATAAAAATGAATTGGTAAAATTGATGAATGTGGATAGCGTAAATGCAATCCACTTGATTGTTCAAAAAATATCCAAGCATGGTAAACTTGAAGATACTTTAGTTAATAAGATTTATCCAAAATCAATAACAAAGGAACTACGTATTTATTTGGGTAAAGGAGATGATAGTGTATTGATAGATAATCATTCATCTGTAAGGGTACGTATAATTGGAGGAAAAGGGGATAAAATTTATCATGTTGAAAATTCAAAAAAGAGAATTCGTATATATGACAGAAAAGAAGAGTTTTACAGTGGCGATACCAAAAAATTAAGTTATCACATATCAAAAGATAGTGCTAATCTTAGTTTTATTCCAACAAATTTATATAATACTATCGTTCCTAACTTGACCTTTGCATATAATCCAGATGATGGTATATTTCTAGGTGCAGCTAGTACAATTACACGACAAAGAGGTTTTAGAAAATCTCCTTATACCTCATTGCAACAAATTACAGCTACGCATGCCTTCAACACTAATGCATTTAATCTGAAGTATTACGGAGAGTGGTTAGATGTTTTTGGTAAAACAGATTTTGTTTTGAATACGATTATTAAAGCTCCAAATAATACACAGAATTTTTTTGGTGTTGGTAATGAAACTGTGTATGACAAAGATATACCTAATTTTAGGCGATATTATAGATCAAGATTTACTATTATAGATATCAACCCTTCACTGAGATGGAATGGAAAAAAGAAAAATTATTTTTCTGCTGGGCTTAGTTATCAATATTACCATTTGGGAGTGGATGAAAATACGGGAAGGTTTATTTTGAATACGGGTGAACTAAATTCAAATGATAGTGCTAGTATTAGAAATGATAAATCATATTTGGGTATTCGTATGTCCTATGTTTCAGATCGAAGAAATAATGCGATTTTACCTACCTATGGTTCATATTTTTACATAAGTACAGATGCTCAAACGGGATTAAATACCTATTCAAAATCTTATATTCAGATTAAACCACAGTTTTCTTTTTACAGAAATTTAAATAATAAAAGAAGTCTTGTTTTTGCAGATAGGATAGGAGGAGGAGTAACATTAGGAAATGCACCTTTTTATGAATCAATGTTTTTGGGAGGACAAGGTAACTTGTTAGGATATAGGCAATACCGATTTGCGGGTCAACATGCTTTTTATAATAATTTAGAATTGAGGTGGGCGATGGCGGATTTTGGAAATTATGTATTAAAAGGAGAATTGGGCTTGACTGGGTTTTATGATGTTGGGCGTGTTTGGGTTGATCATGAATATTCTAATAAATGGCATAATGCAATTGGTGGAGGGGTGTATTTTGCTCCAGCAAAATTGGCTGTATTTAGATTAACAATAGGTAAAACAACAGAAGGCTGGTATCCTGTATTTGGAATGGGTATGCGTTTTTAA
- a CDS encoding DUF4097 family beta strand repeat-containing protein — translation MKKIFTILSLSIISFSACKIYINTNDEDNNNLSFSNSKKELIQKIDLQKASIKDLKGNATSADFEIIGDDNTAPYVEVYAKAANKKLKKEDIEKLISNNYTLNIVTDNHLLNIEAIRQKNISFSNNNSVQFYFVIHTSSNLNTQIETTSGDLKMSNLTGTHNYTSTSGDAIFSKIKGNISMSCTSGDGTFTDVVSNKIYFHSTSGDITLTNCSSELNAITTSGDIIAQKHYGNTTSESTSGDISLELLKGSVQANATSGDVNVAISIPQEKINIVTTSGDVHLKAPQSIAADLDIHGSNISCNSLNHFSDGKGATNKYIIGKINGGGIPMKINSNSGDITIQWQ, via the coding sequence ATGAAAAAAATTTTCACCATCTTATCATTATCCATTATTTCATTTTCAGCTTGTAAAATATACATAAACACGAATGATGAGGACAATAATAACCTATCTTTTTCTAATAGTAAAAAAGAATTGATTCAGAAAATTGACTTACAAAAAGCATCAATTAAAGACCTGAAAGGCAATGCAACAAGTGCGGATTTTGAAATAATCGGAGATGACAACACAGCACCATATGTCGAAGTATATGCAAAAGCCGCTAACAAAAAATTGAAAAAAGAAGATATTGAAAAATTAATATCCAACAATTATACTTTAAACATCGTTACGGATAATCATCTTTTAAATATCGAGGCAATTAGACAAAAAAACATCTCATTTTCCAATAATAATTCTGTACAATTTTACTTTGTAATACACACATCTTCTAATTTGAATACACAGATAGAAACAACTTCTGGGGATTTAAAAATGAGTAATCTTACAGGAACGCACAATTACACTTCTACTAGTGGAGATGCTATTTTCTCAAAAATAAAGGGAAATATTAGTATGAGTTGTACAAGTGGAGATGGAACATTTACAGATGTCGTTTCTAATAAAATTTATTTTCATTCTACTAGTGGTGATATAACTCTAACAAATTGTAGTAGCGAACTCAATGCAATTACAACTAGTGGAGATATCATTGCCCAAAAGCACTATGGAAATACAACGTCAGAAAGTACTAGCGGAGATATTTCCCTAGAATTACTAAAAGGATCTGTACAAGCAAATGCAACTAGTGGAGATGTTAACGTAGCAATAAGTATCCCTCAAGAAAAAATAAATATTGTGACCACCTCTGGTGATGTGCATTTAAAAGCGCCACAATCTATAGCTGCAGATTTGGACATTCATGGTAGTAATATTAGTTGTAATAGTTTAAATCATTTCAGTGACGGAAAAGGAGCCACAAATAAATATATCATAGGGAAAATAAATGGCGGAGGAATACCGATGAAAATAAATTCTAACTCAGGAGACATTACCATTCAATGGCAATAA
- a CDS encoding SDR family oxidoreductase translates to MNQEDQELQTEKKGNKVLVVGASGLIGISAIEAFLDAGWIVVGASRRKPILLSGRTLEHIKVDLLNKEDVFKTFQKYKDITHVVYAALYEKPNDLVAGWSDEEQIKINDQMLRNVIEPLIAVGAPLKHVSILQGTKAYGVHLHPINIPARESDPRDNHPNFYFDQQDYISEAGIKHGFHWTVLRPQLVTGKIAGALNILPAIGVYAAIRKEKGESFSFPGGPSFVWELADADLVGQVLLWSATSPNAADEIFNVTNGDVFEWRSVWPALAKTLDVQTGVDHSFSMAAYIEENKDVWAKVVEKYGLLNHDLNAFIGQGHAHADFAFAYGAPQGPVAFVSTIKLRQAGFFKVIDTRDALTEALQSFIDRKLLPPSIA, encoded by the coding sequence ATGAATCAAGAAGATCAAGAATTACAGACAGAAAAAAAGGGAAATAAGGTTTTGGTGGTAGGTGCAAGTGGGCTGATAGGTATCTCGGCTATCGAGGCATTTTTGGATGCGGGATGGATAGTTGTTGGTGCTTCAAGACGCAAACCGATATTGTTAAGCGGACGTACCTTGGAACATATAAAAGTTGATCTGCTTAATAAAGAAGATGTTTTCAAAACTTTTCAAAAATACAAAGACATTACACACGTAGTATACGCGGCACTGTACGAAAAGCCTAATGATCTTGTCGCAGGCTGGTCCGATGAGGAACAAATAAAGATAAATGACCAAATGCTGCGCAATGTGATAGAGCCCCTGATTGCAGTGGGTGCACCTTTAAAACATGTGTCCATTTTACAAGGAACAAAAGCTTACGGTGTTCATCTCCACCCGATCAATATTCCCGCAAGAGAAAGTGATCCACGCGATAATCACCCCAATTTCTATTTTGATCAACAGGATTATATTAGTGAAGCGGGTATCAAACACGGTTTTCATTGGACTGTATTACGACCACAATTGGTAACAGGTAAGATCGCAGGGGCGTTGAATATCCTTCCGGCTATTGGAGTGTATGCGGCAATTCGTAAAGAAAAAGGAGAATCATTTAGTTTTCCAGGTGGACCATCTTTTGTTTGGGAACTAGCGGATGCAGATCTTGTAGGGCAAGTGTTGCTTTGGTCAGCAACCTCTCCGAATGCCGCTGACGAGATTTTTAATGTTACCAATGGTGATGTATTTGAATGGCGTTCTGTCTGGCCGGCACTAGCCAAAACATTGGATGTACAGACAGGTGTAGATCATAGTTTTAGTATGGCAGCTTATATAGAAGAAAATAAGGACGTTTGGGCAAAAGTCGTAGAAAAATATGGGTTGCTTAATCATGACCTGAATGCATTTATTGGTCAAGGACATGCGCATGCAGACTTTGCCTTTGCTTATGGAGCACCACAAGGGCCCGTTGCATTTGTAAGTACGATTAAGTTGCGTCAGGCCGGTTTCTTCAAAGTTATCGACACTAGGGATGCGCTTACCGAAGCGTTGCAATCCTTTATAGACAGAAAGCTACTACCTCCGTCCATCGCATAG
- a CDS encoding Crp/Fnr family transcriptional regulator — protein sequence MDPYAILEAYLNKKAHFSKEETSIFLEAFELKKLKKRQFIIQPNFVANHRNFVVEGSLRAYIVSDNGTNHTIQLAIKDWWISDYNSYIYQQPATMFVIAMEDSVVLQISYEKEKELKASHYAFETFFREMAERSAAYMQRRIISNLVLDAEARYVHFLETYPDIVATIPQYALASFLGMSTEFLSRIRSKRSKKN from the coding sequence TTGGATCCATATGCAATATTAGAGGCGTATTTGAATAAAAAAGCTCATTTTTCCAAAGAGGAGACATCGATATTTTTGGAAGCCTTTGAACTCAAAAAACTGAAGAAACGTCAATTTATTATTCAGCCCAATTTTGTAGCTAATCATCGCAATTTTGTGGTGGAGGGTTCACTAAGAGCCTATATCGTTTCAGATAACGGCACTAATCATACTATACAGCTCGCAATAAAAGATTGGTGGATCTCGGACTATAATTCTTATATATACCAGCAGCCTGCGACGATGTTCGTCATCGCAATGGAAGATTCTGTCGTATTGCAAATCTCCTATGAAAAAGAGAAGGAATTAAAAGCTTCTCACTATGCATTTGAAACTTTTTTTCGCGAGATGGCTGAGCGCTCTGCGGCTTATATGCAAAGACGGATTATTTCTAATTTAGTATTGGATGCCGAAGCACGATACGTCCATTTTCTAGAAACCTATCCAGATATAGTCGCTACTATTCCACAGTACGCGCTCGCTTCATTTTTAGGTATGTCTACAGAATTTTTATCCAGAATCCGTAGCAAACGATCCAAAAAAAATTGA
- the gltB gene encoding glutamate synthase large subunit, translated as MPLEPIRKGLYDPSFEHDACGVGFVADIHGHKSHKNVEDALTVLENMEHRGASGFEFNTGDGAGIMIQLPHEFFFDECIKLGVHLPAYSRYGVGVLFFPKEIRLREECREIFNRCAEQLGLEILLYRQVPVNQEGIGSIALSVEPEMEHVFIACPDYITDAENFERKLFVLKNYASHLIANTVKKDEVGFYIASMSYRTIVYKGQFTSHQVRSYFPDLNNKRLVSSFGLVHSRFATNTFPSWGLAQPFRYIAHNGEINTLQGNLNWLKSGEKGFVSSYFTKEELDMIRPIVGGAQSDSASLDNMVELLHLSGRSLPHVLMMLVPEAWDGNEQMDPLLKDFYEYNAALSEPWDGPASIAFTDGKIIGATLDRNGLRPSRYCITKEGRIILASESGTLPVDPESIVSYGKLQPGKMFVVDMEKGIVIDNDTIKAEICKKKPYGEWLTQYKIRLEELPEPRVMFTHLSHSEIIKFQKAYGYTQEDLKSIILPMAIDGKEPLGAMGVDVPLAVLSDQPQHLSSYFKQLFAQVTNPPIDPIRERLVMSLATFVGNSGNLLEEDALACHTLVLKQPVLTNKELEKLRSIDTGIFQAKTLQMYFRANGEAGALKAGIERLCRYSVDAVNDGFEVIVLSDRAIDSEHAAIPSLLAVSAVHHHLIRKGLRGKVGLVVEAGDIWETHHFACLLGFGATAINPYLAFSSIRMMKEDGRIDSMESVDSLFDNYIHAVCEGLFKIFSKMGISTLQSYQGAQIFEILGIKKEVVERYFTGAVTRFQGIGLDEIAKESLYKHQFAFPKKEIPVELLPVGGLYQWRRKGEAHLFNPTTIHLLQHSTRTNDYSLYKKYAKAINDQEEKAITLRSLLEFVGKKPSISIDEVEPAESIYHRFATGAMSFGSISWEAHTTLAIAMNRIGAKSNTGEGGEDESRYQPMENGDSMRSAIKQVASARFGVTSYYLTEADELQIKMAQGAKPGEGGQLPGFKVDEWIGKTRHSTPGVGLISPPPHHDIYSIEDLAQLIYDLKNANRKARINVKLVSKSGVGTIAAGVVKAKADVVLISGFDGGTGASPQSSIKHAGLPWELGLAETHQTLVMNKLRSRVVVQADGQMKTGRDLAVAALLGAEEWGVATAALVVEGCIMMRKCHLNTCPVGIATQDEELRKRFTGAADHVVNYINFMVQELREIMAELGYRTVNEMIGQVDSLKLRDNIAHWKYKHLDLSPILYKQPDDSDTTLYHTEDQDHALEDILDWQMVKAAMPALEAGQKVSAAFPIRNVNRTVGTLLSNEITKLYKDAGLPEDTIKMKFFGTAGQSFGSFAAKGLTLELEGDGNDYFGKGLSGAKVIVYPSKKATFKAEENIIIGNTAFYGATSGEAFVRGKAGERFCVRNSGAKVVVEGLGAHGCEYMTGGIVVVLGAVSKNFGAGMSGGIAYVYDVNNELPQLYNPEMVDLDPVIEQEDIQELATLLEKHAANTESPVADFLLNDLENQLKHFVKVFPREYKKVLAERKKKELSIS; from the coding sequence ATGCCTTTAGAGCCAATTAGAAAAGGACTGTATGATCCGTCCTTTGAGCATGATGCGTGTGGAGTAGGATTTGTAGCGGATATTCATGGCCATAAATCCCATAAAAATGTCGAGGATGCACTTACCGTATTGGAAAATATGGAGCATCGCGGTGCAAGTGGTTTTGAATTTAATACTGGCGACGGTGCTGGTATTATGATTCAATTGCCACATGAGTTTTTCTTTGACGAATGTATAAAGTTAGGAGTACATCTTCCTGCTTATTCAAGATATGGAGTCGGTGTATTATTTTTCCCTAAAGAGATCCGATTGCGAGAGGAGTGTAGGGAAATATTTAATCGATGTGCTGAGCAACTCGGATTGGAAATTCTATTATATAGACAAGTTCCTGTAAATCAAGAAGGTATTGGTTCGATTGCATTATCTGTAGAGCCAGAAATGGAGCATGTTTTTATTGCATGTCCAGACTATATTACGGATGCTGAAAATTTTGAAAGAAAATTATTTGTTTTAAAAAATTATGCGTCGCATTTGATCGCCAATACAGTGAAGAAAGATGAGGTTGGTTTTTATATTGCCTCCATGTCTTATCGTACGATTGTATATAAAGGTCAATTTACAAGTCATCAAGTTCGTTCTTATTTTCCTGACTTAAACAATAAGCGTTTAGTTTCCTCTTTTGGTTTAGTGCATTCTCGTTTTGCCACGAATACTTTTCCTTCTTGGGGATTGGCACAGCCATTTAGATATATCGCGCATAATGGAGAAATCAATACTTTACAAGGAAATCTAAACTGGTTAAAATCAGGAGAAAAAGGATTTGTTTCTTCCTATTTTACCAAAGAAGAATTGGATATGATTCGCCCAATTGTAGGCGGCGCGCAATCTGATTCAGCGAGTTTGGATAATATGGTAGAGTTGCTACACCTTTCAGGTCGCTCTCTTCCACACGTTTTGATGATGTTGGTTCCAGAAGCATGGGATGGAAATGAGCAAATGGATCCATTATTGAAAGACTTCTACGAATATAATGCCGCTTTATCCGAACCATGGGACGGTCCTGCTTCTATTGCATTTACAGATGGTAAAATAATCGGTGCGACTTTAGATAGAAATGGTTTACGCCCTTCTAGATATTGTATTACAAAAGAAGGTAGAATTATTTTGGCCTCAGAGAGTGGTACACTTCCAGTTGATCCAGAATCGATTGTTTCTTATGGCAAACTACAACCAGGTAAAATGTTTGTAGTGGATATGGAAAAAGGAATTGTCATCGATAATGATACGATTAAGGCGGAAATCTGTAAGAAAAAGCCTTATGGTGAATGGTTGACACAATATAAAATAAGACTAGAAGAATTACCCGAACCAAGGGTGATGTTTACACACTTAAGTCACTCTGAAATTATTAAATTTCAAAAGGCTTATGGATATACACAAGAGGATTTGAAATCTATCATTTTGCCCATGGCAATTGATGGAAAAGAACCTTTGGGAGCGATGGGTGTCGATGTTCCTTTGGCTGTATTGAGTGATCAGCCACAACATTTAAGTAGTTATTTTAAACAATTATTTGCACAAGTAACCAATCCGCCAATTGACCCGATTAGAGAAAGATTGGTGATGTCTTTGGCAACTTTTGTTGGAAATAGTGGTAATTTATTGGAAGAAGATGCGTTGGCTTGTCATACGTTGGTATTGAAGCAACCGGTACTTACCAATAAAGAATTGGAAAAATTACGTAGTATCGATACGGGTATTTTCCAAGCGAAAACTTTGCAAATGTATTTCCGTGCCAACGGAGAAGCTGGTGCTTTAAAAGCGGGTATCGAAAGACTTTGTCGTTATTCGGTAGATGCTGTGAATGACGGTTTTGAAGTGATCGTATTGAGCGATAGAGCGATAGATAGTGAACATGCGGCAATTCCGTCTTTATTGGCGGTTTCAGCTGTGCATCACCATTTGATCAGAAAAGGATTGAGAGGTAAAGTTGGTTTGGTCGTTGAAGCTGGTGATATTTGGGAAACGCATCATTTTGCATGTTTGTTGGGTTTTGGTGCCACTGCAATCAATCCATATTTAGCATTCTCTTCTATTCGAATGATGAAAGAAGATGGACGCATTGATTCTATGGAATCCGTGGATAGTTTGTTCGACAATTATATCCATGCAGTTTGTGAAGGTTTGTTTAAGATTTTCTCTAAAATGGGAATTTCCACTTTACAATCTTATCAAGGCGCACAAATATTTGAAATACTTGGTATTAAAAAAGAGGTGGTTGAGCGATATTTCACAGGTGCAGTTACAAGATTTCAAGGAATTGGTTTGGATGAAATAGCAAAAGAGAGTTTGTACAAACATCAATTTGCTTTTCCGAAAAAAGAAATTCCGGTGGAATTGTTGCCTGTCGGAGGTTTGTATCAATGGCGTAGAAAAGGGGAAGCACATTTGTTTAACCCGACTACGATTCATTTATTACAACATTCTACGCGTACCAATGATTATAGTTTGTATAAAAAATATGCAAAAGCAATCAATGATCAAGAGGAAAAAGCCATCACGCTTAGAAGTTTGTTAGAATTTGTTGGGAAAAAACCTTCGATTTCTATAGATGAAGTTGAGCCCGCAGAAAGTATTTATCATCGATTTGCGACTGGTGCGATGAGTTTTGGCTCGATTTCATGGGAAGCGCATACGACTTTGGCAATTGCGATGAACAGAATCGGTGCAAAAAGTAATACGGGAGAAGGAGGAGAAGATGAAAGCCGCTATCAACCTATGGAAAATGGGGATAGTATGCGTTCTGCAATCAAACAAGTTGCATCTGCACGTTTTGGTGTGACGAGTTACTATTTGACAGAAGCAGATGAATTACAAATAAAAATGGCACAAGGTGCCAAACCTGGAGAAGGAGGTCAATTGCCAGGATTTAAAGTGGATGAATGGATTGGTAAGACACGTCATAGTACGCCGGGTGTTGGTTTGATTAGTCCGCCACCGCATCATGATATTTATTCTATCGAAGATTTGGCTCAGTTAATTTACGATTTGAAAAATGCCAATAGAAAAGCAAGAATCAATGTAAAATTGGTGTCCAAATCGGGGGTCGGTACTATCGCTGCTGGTGTTGTAAAAGCCAAAGCAGATGTAGTTTTAATTTCTGGTTTCGATGGTGGTACAGGTGCTTCTCCGCAAAGTTCGATCAAACATGCAGGTCTTCCTTGGGAACTTGGTTTGGCGGAAACGCATCAAACTTTGGTGATGAATAAGTTACGTTCTCGTGTTGTCGTGCAAGCGGATGGACAGATGAAAACGGGTCGTGACCTTGCTGTTGCGGCTTTATTAGGTGCAGAAGAATGGGGTGTTGCAACTGCTGCGTTAGTGGTAGAAGGTTGTATTATGATGCGTAAATGCCATCTAAATACTTGTCCTGTAGGTATCGCAACACAAGATGAAGAATTAAGAAAAAGATTCACTGGTGCCGCAGATCACGTGGTAAACTATATCAATTTCATGGTACAAGAGTTACGTGAAATTATGGCGGAATTGGGATATCGTACCGTCAATGAAATGATCGGTCAAGTGGATAGTTTGAAATTACGTGACAATATTGCACATTGGAAATACAAACATTTGGATTTATCTCCGATTTTGTACAAACAACCAGATGATAGCGACACAACGTTATATCATACAGAAGATCAAGATCATGCCTTAGAAGATATTTTGGATTGGCAGATGGTGAAAGCTGCGATGCCGGCATTAGAAGCTGGGCAAAAGGTATCTGCTGCATTCCCAATTAGAAATGTCAATCGTACTGTAGGAACCCTTCTTTCTAATGAAATCACCAAATTGTACAAAGATGCTGGACTTCCTGAAGATACAATCAAAATGAAGTTCTTCGGAACTGCTGGACAAAGTTTCGGAAGCTTCGCTGCAAAAGGTTTGACTTTGGAATTAGAAGGTGATGGCAATGATTATTTCGGTAAAGGACTAAGCGGTGCGAAAGTAATCGTTTATCCATCCAAAAAAGCAACGTTCAAAGCAGAAGAAAATATCATTATCGGAAATACCGCCTTCTATGGTGCGACTTCTGGTGAAGCATTTGTTCGTGGTAAAGCAGGTGAACGTTTCTGCGTAAGAAATTCTGGTGCGAAAGTCGTAGTTGAAGGTTTGGGCGCGCATGGTTGCGAATATATGACGGGTGGTATTGTAGTCGTACTAGGAGCCGTTTCCAAAAATTTCGGTGCGGGTATGAGTGGCGGTATCGCTTATGTCTACGATGTAAATAATGAATTACCACAATTATATAATCCGGAAATGGTGGATTTAGATCCGGTAATCGAGCAAGAAGATATACAAGAATTAGCGACTTTGTTGGAAAAACATGCTGCAAATACAGAAAGTCCTGTGGCTGATTTCCTTTTGAATGATTTAGAAAATCAATTGAAGCATTTTGTAAAAGTTTTCCCACGTGAATACAAGAAAGTATTGGCGGAAAGAAAGAAAAAAGAATTGTCTATTTCTTAA